A single window of Saccharococcus thermophilus DNA harbors:
- a CDS encoding IS982 family transposase yields MQEHFHFTTDRVKLQKQYASILLFVSAQLSSIQIHLQRRNRHLLKQKDEVIITIHVLGKLLGFTSERAWHRFVIGNLFPKALFPERSRYNRRCRALSFAIKWIRHQLAKRGQHHAYAVVDSLPIELCHSARMHRVKRFRGIADIGYCASKRITFYGLKLHLQVTDQGLPMGYVVTEASCHDRVAAETVMTQIPHPYNLGDKGYISQKLQKKLYEEHRVAFWTPVRKNQRIRQSDAWKQWMKRKRKVVETVFSILVDSYRITEIRANSVSGFETALDGILLAYSLVVLGLVEC; encoded by the coding sequence ATGCAAGAGCACTTTCATTTTACAACAGATCGTGTCAAACTTCAAAAACAATATGCATCGATTTTGCTTTTTGTATCGGCTCAACTATCGAGTATCCAGATTCATCTTCAACGTCGAAATCGTCATTTGTTGAAACAGAAAGACGAAGTCATCATCACCATCCATGTCCTTGGAAAGTTGTTGGGCTTCACTTCCGAACGGGCTTGGCACCGGTTTGTGATTGGGAATTTGTTTCCCAAGGCCTTGTTCCCTGAGCGTTCTCGGTACAACCGTCGCTGCCGAGCGCTTAGCTTTGCGATCAAGTGGATTCGACACCAGTTGGCCAAGCGCGGGCAACACCATGCGTATGCGGTCGTGGACAGCTTGCCGATCGAGCTGTGTCATTCAGCTCGAATGCATCGCGTCAAACGATTCCGTGGAATTGCCGATATTGGCTATTGTGCTTCCAAAAGGATCACTTTCTATGGGTTGAAACTTCACCTGCAGGTCACCGACCAAGGGCTTCCGATGGGATATGTTGTCACCGAAGCGTCTTGTCACGACCGGGTGGCCGCTGAAACCGTCATGACGCAAATTCCACATCCGTATAACCTCGGTGACAAAGGGTATATCAGCCAAAAGCTGCAAAAGAAGCTGTACGAAGAGCACCGGGTCGCTTTTTGGACGCCCGTTCGAAAAAATCAGCGAATTCGCCAATCGGACGCATGGAAACAGTGGATGAAGCGAAAACGTAAAGTGGTGGAAACCGTGTTTTCGATTTTAGTCGATTCGTATCGGATCACCGAGATTCGAGCGAACTCGGTTTCTGGATTTGAAACGGCGCTGGATGGTATTTTACTGGCTTACTCCCTTGTTGTTCTTGGGC
- a CDS encoding DUF3967 domain-containing protein yields MESQERAYSTKEVSHTLGIGDSTLRKWCLALEKNGYTFIKNEREQRLFIESDLVCLRHFQTLVQQHNMQLENAAIVVVDRFGKGAFEDGTGHVPAEQPNENRSFPHSDDLISKLLKHIKQQEAFNQELLKRLDQQQQYIEERLNKRDETLIQSLREVQETKKMIAATEEKRKEDPTRKTEGSMKGPSGEF; encoded by the coding sequence ATGGAATCGCAAGAACGAGCTTACAGTACAAAAGAAGTGAGCCATACCTTAGGGATTGGTGATAGCACCTTACGAAAATGGTGCCTAGCTTTGGAAAAGAACGGTTATACCTTCATCAAAAATGAGCGAGAACAGCGACTATTTATTGAAAGCGATCTCGTCTGTCTTAGACACTTCCAAACCCTTGTTCAACAGCACAACATGCAGTTAGAGAACGCCGCAATCGTTGTCGTTGACCGGTTTGGGAAAGGGGCGTTCGAAGACGGAACGGGTCACGTTCCAGCTGAACAACCAAACGAAAATCGTTCGTTTCCCCATTCAGATGATCTCATTTCAAAATTATTGAAGCACATCAAGCAACAAGAAGCCTTTAACCAAGAGTTACTGAAGCGACTCGATCAGCAACAACAGTATATTGAAGAGCGATTGAACAAACGTGATGAAACCTTAATTCAGTCATTACGAGAAGTTCAGGAAACGAAGAAAATGATTGCGGCAACTGAAGAAAAAAGAAAAGAGGATCCAACAAGAAAAACAGAAGGATCAATGAAAGGTCCTTCTGGGGAATTTTAA
- a CDS encoding transposase family protein yields the protein MGGFILELQTFYKDWKLLFYSVDHSCVKLYIQSQQKSNFCPSCNMPSSRVHSRYWRVIQDITILSLQVFLHVSRPIIFSQKSPV from the coding sequence ATGGGAGGTTTTATTTTGGAGCTGCAAACATTCTATAAGGATTGGAAGTTGCTGTTTTATTCTGTTGATCATTCGTGCGTAAAGTTGTATATCCAATCTCAACAAAAATCTAATTTTTGTCCATCATGTAACATGCCTTCTTCCCGTGTTCACAGTCGATACTGGCGTGTGATTCAGGATATAACTATTTTATCGTTACAAGTTTTTCTGCATGTGTCAAGGCCGATTATTTTTTCCCAAAAATCGCCGGTTTAA
- a CDS encoding IS256 family transposase, whose translation MSKSIPNVDWANQLESVIRQFVKEKLELIMREEIKNFLEIEQAGTSNMRNGYYQRNLDTQYGRIEGLLVPRDRNGEFQTQLFAPYQRHTGWLEEAIIRMYQSGMSTREIGKFIERILGSTYSPATISRITDVVKEDIEKWHTRPLHKRYSVLYLDGLYVKLRRETVEKEVIYVVLGVNEEGYREILDFFVGGQESAYVWQEILQHLYQRGAKEVLLGIFDGLPGLEEAFKAVYPKADVQRCVVHKVRNTLHRVRKKDQFEVAEDLRLIYRAPNKEMALQMFQQFESKWSSKYPREVQSWANELDVLLTFMDYPSSIRSVIYTTNAIERTIKEIRKRLKPMNSLNSLEAAEKIVYLTIQDFNEKWAGRKLRGFAEAQEALERMFEERYH comes from the coding sequence ATGTCTAAAAGTATACCGAATGTCGACTGGGCAAATCAACTGGAAAGTGTCATTCGTCAGTTTGTAAAGGAAAAATTAGAACTGATCATGCGGGAAGAAATCAAGAATTTCCTCGAAATAGAACAGGCCGGAACATCAAATATGAGAAACGGCTACTATCAACGAAATCTAGATACGCAATATGGCCGGATTGAAGGTCTTTTGGTCCCTAGAGACCGAAACGGAGAATTTCAAACACAGTTGTTTGCCCCTTACCAACGGCACACCGGCTGGCTGGAGGAAGCAATCATTAGGATGTACCAAAGTGGCATGAGTACACGGGAAATTGGCAAGTTTATCGAACGAATTCTAGGAAGCACCTATTCTCCTGCGACGATCAGCCGTATTACCGATGTCGTGAAGGAAGACATCGAGAAATGGCACACTCGTCCACTGCACAAGCGTTATTCCGTCTTATATTTGGATGGTTTATACGTAAAACTTCGTCGCGAAACCGTGGAGAAAGAAGTCATTTATGTGGTGTTAGGGGTGAACGAAGAAGGATATCGCGAAATTCTTGATTTCTTTGTGGGAGGACAAGAAAGCGCCTATGTATGGCAGGAAATTCTTCAACACCTCTACCAAAGAGGCGCCAAGGAAGTGCTTCTGGGCATATTCGATGGACTACCAGGGTTGGAGGAAGCCTTTAAGGCGGTTTATCCGAAAGCCGATGTGCAGCGTTGTGTCGTTCACAAAGTCCGTAACACGCTCCATCGTGTTCGGAAAAAAGACCAATTTGAAGTGGCCGAGGATCTCAGGCTGATTTATCGCGCGCCGAATAAGGAGATGGCGTTACAGATGTTTCAACAGTTTGAGTCGAAATGGTCAAGCAAGTATCCGAGAGAAGTTCAATCTTGGGCCAATGAGTTGGATGTCCTCCTTACATTTATGGATTATCCAAGCAGTATTCGAAGTGTGATTTACACGACGAATGCCATTGAACGAACGATCAAGGAGATTCGGAAACGTCTAAAGCCGATGAACAGTTTGAATAGTTTAGAAGCCGCTGAAAAAATCGTATATTTGACCATTCAAGATTTTAATGAGAAATGGGCAGGGCGAAAGTTGCGAGGATTTGCCGAAGCACAGGAAGCCCTCGAGCGAATGTTTGAAGAACGTTATCATTAA
- a CDS encoding tyrosine-type recombinase/integrase, whose protein sequence is MLHEYETYLQEKGFSPNTVISYLNDVNQFLKDLHLRPGDYVTSADIRKWIQQMLNPAEGKPLAISTINRRLNSLRSFYSWAVEHHKLEQNPMKDIQDLKSADEENEKIMWLTEEEFEDLLHRMRKKPVQSRGVDPEEKYRRDRAVVYLLTYAGLRVEELSNLKLTDLDLEMKRIRIVGKGMKVRTVPISNILLAELEDWLKFRAEMAKKKPHVAESPYVFYSQRSPKFSVRGIQRMVEGYSLPGKKLTPHMFRHTFCKWMLKATNNDIEKVRRLAGHSNIATTSRYLKDSYSDLADAVEALPKF, encoded by the coding sequence ATGCTGCACGAATATGAAACATATTTGCAAGAGAAGGGATTTTCTCCTAACACCGTGATCTCCTATCTCAATGACGTGAATCAGTTTTTGAAAGACTTGCATCTTCGTCCAGGCGATTACGTCACGTCGGCCGACATTCGCAAATGGATTCAGCAAATGTTGAATCCGGCCGAAGGGAAACCGTTGGCCATCTCCACCATCAATCGCCGGCTCAATTCGTTGCGAAGCTTTTATTCGTGGGCGGTCGAACATCATAAGCTCGAACAGAACCCAATGAAAGACATCCAGGATTTAAAATCGGCCGATGAAGAGAACGAAAAGATTATGTGGCTCACGGAAGAAGAATTCGAGGACTTATTGCATCGGATGCGGAAAAAACCGGTGCAAAGCCGGGGAGTCGATCCTGAAGAGAAATATCGCCGGGACCGTGCAGTGGTGTACCTGCTTACCTATGCAGGATTGCGAGTAGAGGAGTTATCCAATTTAAAATTAACGGACTTAGATTTAGAGATGAAGCGAATTCGGATCGTGGGAAAGGGGATGAAGGTTCGGACGGTACCGATCTCGAATATCTTACTGGCAGAACTTGAGGATTGGCTTAAGTTTCGCGCGGAAATGGCGAAAAAGAAACCGCATGTGGCCGAATCGCCATACGTTTTTTACAGCCAGCGTTCTCCGAAGTTTTCGGTAAGGGGCATTCAGCGGATGGTCGAGGGCTACAGCCTGCCGGGCAAGAAGCTGACACCGCACATGTTTCGTCATACGTTTTGTAAATGGATGTTAAAAGCGACGAACAACGATATTGAGAAAGTGCGGAGACTTGCGGGTCACAGTAATATCGCCACGACGTCCCGATACTTAAAAGACAGCTATAGTGATTTGGCGGATGCCGTGGAGGCGTTGCCGAAGTTTTAA
- a CDS encoding NUDIX domain-containing protein has translation MRIRKCSRAVIVNEFNKILLQKFEFKDVVGNKVLWVTPGGGVKENETPVEALKRELNEELGIVVDIHDKPIFEMDVLIEGKKGPFISREIYYKIAIQSDTILSIENMTKNEKDTFIELKWWSKEELQKIENFAPREILNYF, from the coding sequence ATGAGAATACGCAAATGTTCTAGAGCGGTGATAGTGAATGAATTTAATAAAATTCTTCTTCAAAAGTTTGAATTTAAAGATGTTGTAGGAAACAAAGTGTTATGGGTAACTCCGGGCGGTGGTGTTAAGGAGAATGAAACTCCAGTAGAAGCATTAAAAAGAGAATTAAACGAAGAACTTGGCATTGTTGTTGATATTCATGACAAACCAATATTTGAAATGGATGTATTAATTGAAGGGAAAAAGGGTCCTTTTATAAGTCGTGAGATTTATTATAAAATTGCTATTCAATCTGACACAATATTGTCTATCGAAAATATGACTAAAAATGAGAAAGATACATTTATAGAATTAAAGTGGTGGAGCAAGGAAGAGTTGCAGAAAATAGAAAACTTTGCGCCGCGTGAAATATTGAACTATTTTTAG
- a CDS encoding ABC transporter ATP-binding protein, whose translation MNAIVLSNVSKTIKGREVLRNINLELERGKIYGFVGPNGSGKTMLFRVISGLVKPSSGTVAVFGQTLHKDVSFPSDIAVLLEKPGFLEQYSGFDNLNFLAMIQKKIGESEVKEAIERVGLDPHDKRPVKAYSLGMRQRLAIAQCIMEKPQLILLDEPMNGLDEKSVDKVYEIIREENKRGCTILLTSHNKVDIQSLCHQVYSMNEGAITGMTHMTVG comes from the coding sequence ATGAATGCGATCGTCTTGTCCAATGTTTCAAAAACGATAAAAGGGAGAGAAGTTTTGCGCAATATCAACTTAGAGTTGGAGAGAGGAAAGATTTATGGATTCGTCGGGCCGAACGGATCTGGGAAAACGATGTTATTCCGAGTCATAAGCGGACTTGTGAAGCCGTCCAGCGGCACGGTAGCAGTATTTGGCCAGACGTTGCATAAAGACGTATCGTTTCCGAGCGATATCGCAGTTTTGTTGGAAAAACCAGGTTTCCTTGAACAATACTCAGGATTCGATAATTTAAATTTTTTAGCCATGATTCAGAAAAAAATCGGAGAGAGTGAGGTGAAAGAGGCGATCGAGAGAGTGGGATTGGATCCGCATGATAAAAGGCCGGTGAAGGCGTATTCTCTCGGAATGAGACAAAGACTGGCCATCGCGCAGTGCATTATGGAGAAGCCGCAACTTATATTGCTCGATGAACCAATGAATGGCCTGGATGAAAAATCTGTAGACAAGGTGTATGAGATTATCAGGGAAGAAAACAAAAGGGGCTGCACGATTTTATTGACGTCTCACAACAAGGTGGACATACAGTCATTATGTCACCAAGTGTATTCGATGAATGAAGGGGCGATTACTGGTATGACCCATATGACTGTAGGATGA
- a CDS encoding NADH dehydrogenase: MYAELLKMVKNKNFYIGAACLLFLVIGAVVTGVKEYNEHVKLLQRIYHHNQNVLALTSPHFAWIGLGGYSFNVLSALYYFLFPLLLSIPLADSIYRDQSSGNLHYQLTRMGRGVYYRRKFLFAYISAFFLFLLPLLLGVVLVNLLTNHWDYSSFSHAYRQLMDGTLQLPDNSFEGEKKTLFSSLLAISPYWYIFVYYVIGGLFAGGYVCLGLAFSLVMKNRYLITLLPQIIYMVCWAVLTITNKLGWDPFNFLVPSQPVEGLSYHKIVIVFALQFMMALGVFWYGVKKNEDVL; the protein is encoded by the coding sequence ATGTATGCAGAGTTATTAAAAATGGTCAAGAACAAGAATTTTTACATCGGCGCAGCGTGCCTGCTGTTTCTCGTCATTGGCGCCGTCGTGACGGGAGTGAAAGAATACAACGAACATGTGAAGTTGCTCCAACGAATCTATCATCACAATCAGAATGTTCTCGCCTTGACATCGCCCCACTTCGCATGGATTGGTCTAGGAGGCTATAGTTTTAACGTGCTTTCAGCCTTATACTACTTCCTTTTTCCATTATTGTTATCGATCCCATTAGCGGATTCGATTTATCGAGACCAAAGCAGTGGAAATCTTCATTACCAATTAACGCGAATGGGTAGAGGCGTATATTACCGGAGGAAATTTTTGTTTGCCTATATCAGCGCGTTTTTCTTATTTCTTCTTCCTCTTCTTCTTGGGGTTGTGCTCGTGAACCTTTTGACCAACCATTGGGATTATTCGAGTTTTTCGCATGCATACAGGCAGCTCATGGATGGGACGCTGCAGTTGCCAGATAATTCATTTGAGGGGGAAAAGAAAACGCTCTTTTCGTCTTTGCTTGCGATCTCGCCTTACTGGTACATATTCGTTTATTACGTGATCGGGGGGCTATTTGCCGGCGGTTATGTTTGCCTTGGTTTGGCGTTTTCGTTAGTGATGAAGAATCGATATTTGATCACGTTGTTGCCGCAAATCATTTATATGGTTTGTTGGGCGGTGTTGACGATCACGAACAAGTTGGGCTGGGACCCATTTAATTTCTTAGTTCCGTCACAACCAGTAGAAGGACTGTCTTATCATAAAATCGTCATCGTGTTCGCTCTCCAATTCATGATGGCCTTAGGGGTATTTTGGTATGGAGTGAAGAAGAATGAGGATGTTCTGTAA
- a CDS encoding IS256 family transposase, protein MSKRSIPNVDWANQLESVIRQFVKEKLELIMREEIKHFLEIEQAGTPNMRNGYYQRNLDTQYGRIEGLLVPRDRNGEFQTQLFAPYQRHTGWLEEAIIRMYQSGMSTREIGKFIERILGNAYSPATISRITDVVKEDIEKWHHRPLSKRYSVLYLDGLYVKLRRDTVEKEVIYVVLGVNEEGYREILDFFVGGQESAYGWQEILQHLYQRGVKEVLLGVFDGLPGLEEAFKAVYPKADVQRCVVHKVRNTLSRVRKKDQFEVAEDLKLIYRAPNKEMALQMFQQFESKWSSKYPREVQSWANELDVLLTFMDYPSSIRSVIYTTNVIERTIKEIRKRLKPMNSLSSLEAAEKVVYLTIQDFNEKWAGRKLRGFAEAQEALQRMFEERYC, encoded by the coding sequence ATGTCTAAAAGAAGTATACCGAATGTCGACTGGGCAAATCAACTGGAAAGTGTCATTCGTCAGTTTGTGAAGGAAAAATTAGAGCTGATTATGCGGGAAGAAATCAAACATTTCCTCGAAATCGAACAGGCTGGAACGCCGAATATGAGAAACGGCTACTATCAGCGAAATCTAGATACGCAATATGGCCGGATTGAGGGTCTTTTGGTTCCAAGAGACCGAAACGGGGAATTTCAAACACAGTTGTTTGCCCCTTATCAACGCCACACCGGCTGGCTGGAGGAAGCCATCATTAGGATGTATCAAAGTGGCATGAGTACACGGGAAATTGGCAAGTTTATCGAACGAATTCTAGGAAATGCTTATTCTCCAGCGACGATCAGCCGTATTACCGATGTCGTGAAAGAAGACATCGAGAAATGGCACCATCGTCCACTATCCAAACGTTATTCTGTCTTATATTTGGACGGCTTGTACGTGAAACTTCGCCGCGATACGGTAGAGAAAGAAGTCATTTATGTGGTGTTAGGAGTGAATGAAGAAGGGTATCGAGAAATTCTGGATTTCTTCGTGGGAGGACAAGAAAGCGCCTATGGATGGCAGGAAATTCTTCAACACCTCTACCAAAGAGGCGTCAAGGAAGTGCTTCTTGGCGTCTTCGATGGCCTTCCGGGGCTGGAGGAAGCCTTTAAGGCGGTGTATCCGAAAGCCGATGTGCAGCGCTGTGTCGTGCACAAAGTCCGCAACACCCTCAGCCGTGTTCGGAAAAAAGACCAATTCGAAGTGGCCGAGGATCTCAAGCTGATTTATCGCGCGCCGAATAAGGAGATGGCGTTACAAATGTTTCAACAGTTTGAGTCGAAATGGTCCAGCAAATATCCAAGAGAAGTTCAATCTTGGGCCAATGAGTTGGATGTCCTCCTTACATTTATGGATTATCCAAGCAGTATTCGAAGTGTGATTTACACGACGAATGTCATCGAACGAACGATCAAAGAGATTCGGAAACGTCTAAAGCCGATGAACAGTTTGAGCAGTTTAGAAGCCGCGGAAAAAGTCGTGTATTTGACCATCCAAGATTTTAATGAGAAATGGGCAGGGCGAAAGTTAAGAGGATTTGCCGAAGCGCAGGAAGCCCTTCAACGAATGTTTGAAGAACGTTATTGTTAA
- a CDS encoding restriction endonuclease subunit S, protein MLYTNFYTSSSETPDEVGISSVLLEDIKNVYLNSFCFGFRFNDINLTIPEFYGYYFRGPIFRREVYPLAQGSTRFNLSKSELIKLKIPIPPVPEQRKIAAILSSVDEAIEKTEAIIEQTEKVKKGLMQQLLTKGIGHTKFKKTEIGEIPEEWEVKNISEVAKVVSGGTPSKQISEYWENGTIPWATPTDITSNDNKYISTTQSMITESALRNSSANLLPVGSVLMTSRATIGPRCINTVPMATNQGVKSFICDPDVLHNEYLYYLIDKIKDQFIALASGSTFLEISKSALENFKIPVPPIEEQIEIAKILSSVDEKMSVEKVKKESLQIIKKGLMHSLLTGKVRVKVDDEVVSS, encoded by the coding sequence ATGCTTTACACAAACTTTTATACATCATCATCTGAAACACCTGATGAAGTAGGAATTAGTTCTGTATTACTTGAAGATATTAAAAATGTTTATCTAAATAGCTTTTGTTTCGGATTTAGATTTAATGATATAAACTTAACTATACCAGAGTTCTACGGGTATTACTTTAGAGGTCCTATTTTTAGAAGAGAGGTATACCCACTAGCCCAAGGATCTACACGATTTAATCTGTCAAAAAGTGAATTGATTAAATTAAAAATACCTATTCCTCCAGTTCCAGAACAACGCAAAATCGCTGCCATCCTTTCCTCTGTCGATGAGGCGATTGAAAAAACAGAAGCCATCATCGAGCAAACGGAAAAAGTAAAAAAAGGACTGATGCAGCAACTCCTCACCAAAGGAATTGGGCATACGAAATTTAAAAAGACGGAGATTGGCGAGATTCCGGAGGAGTGGGAAGTGAAAAATATATCAGAAGTTGCCAAGGTAGTTAGTGGTGGAACCCCGAGCAAGCAGATATCTGAGTATTGGGAGAATGGTACAATTCCTTGGGCAACCCCAACGGACATTACTTCAAATGATAATAAGTATATAAGTACAACTCAATCAATGATTACAGAGTCGGCATTAAGAAATAGTTCTGCTAATCTTCTTCCAGTAGGAAGTGTTTTAATGACAAGTCGTGCTACCATAGGACCAAGATGTATAAATACTGTTCCGATGGCGACGAATCAGGGGGTTAAGTCCTTTATTTGTGACCCAGATGTTCTTCACAATGAATATTTGTATTATCTCATCGATAAAATCAAAGACCAGTTCATTGCTTTAGCATCTGGTAGTACGTTTTTGGAAATCTCAAAGAGTGCACTGGAAAATTTTAAAATCCCTGTTCCTCCAATTGAAGAGCAAATCGAAATAGCAAAAATATTATCAAGTGTAGACGAAAAGATGTCGGTCGAAAAAGTGAAAAAAGAATCTCTTCAAATAATCAAAAAAGGACTCATGCACTCCCTCCTCACCGGAAAGGTCCGGGTAAAGGTGGATGACGAGGTGGTGTCGTCGTGA